A stretch of Microtus pennsylvanicus isolate mMicPen1 chromosome 5, mMicPen1.hap1, whole genome shotgun sequence DNA encodes these proteins:
- the LOC142851255 gene encoding olfactory receptor 52K2 — protein MFANNINSTHPVVFLLMGIPGLEHLHIWISVPFCSAYTLAVLGNCTLLFIIRVDAALHEPMYLFLAMLAAIDLVLSSSTLPKMLALFWLRDREINFHACLVQMFFLHSFAIMESAMLLAMAFDRYVAICKPLHYTTILTKPLIIKIGLASVTRAVTLMTPLPFLLRRFHYCRGTVIAHCYCEHMAVVRLACGDTRFNNIYGIAVAMFIVVLDLLFVALSYLFILRAVLKLASQEARYKAFGTCVSHIGAILAFYTPVVVSSVMHRVARQAAPHVHILLANFYLLFPPMINPIIYGVKTKQIRERVLGLFLRKDVKGG, from the coding sequence ATGTTTGCTAACAATATCAACTCAACTCATCCAGTGGTCTTCTTGTTGATGGGGATCCCAGGCCTAGAGCACCTACATATTTGGATCTCCGTCCCCTTCTGCTCAGCCTACACCTTGGCTGTGCTTGGCAATTGCACCCTCCTTTTCATCATCCGGGTTGATGCAGCCCTCCACGAGCCCATGTACCTCTTTCTGGCCATGTTGGCAGCAATAGATTTGGTTCTTTCCTCTTCAACACTGCCCAAAATGCTTGCCCTGTTCTGGTTGAGGGATCGAGAGATCAATTTCCATGCCTGCCTGGTTCAAATGTTCTTTCTCCATTCCTTCGCTATCATGGAGTCAGCAATGTTGCTAGCCATGGCCTTTGACCGTTATGTCGCCATCTGCAAGCCGCTGCACTACACCACGATTCTGACCAAGCCACTCATCATCAAAATTGGCCTGGCCTCTGTGACTAGGGCTGTGACACTAATGACTCCACTCCCCTTTCTGCTCAGACGCTTCCACTACTGTCGAGGGACAGTGATTGCCCACTGCTACTGTGAacacatggctgtggtaaggcTGGCGTGTGGGGACACGAGATTCAACAACATCTATGGCATTGCTGTGGCCATGTTTATTGTGGTGCTGGACCTGCTCTTTGTTGCCTTGTCTTATCTCTTCATCCTTCGTGCTGTTCTTAAGCTTGCCTCTCAGGAGGCCCGCTACAAGGCCTTTGGGACATGTGTGTCTCATATAGGTGCCATCTTAGCCTTCTACACACCTGTGGTCGTCTCCTCAGTCATGCATCGTGTAGCTCGTCAAGCCGCCCCTCATGTCCACATACTCCTGGCTAATTTCTATCTGCTCTTTCCACCCATGATCAATCCTATCATCTATGGTGTCAAGACCAAGCAGATTCGAGAGCGAGTCTTAGGACTCTTCCTCAGAAAGGATGTAAAAGGAGGGTGA